In Acidobacteriota bacterium, a single window of DNA contains:
- a CDS encoding L-fuconate dehydratase, with protein MTITDVVARDIRFPTSRSLDGSDAMHKAPDYSAAYVVLKTDSPGGLAGHGLTFTCGSGTEVVVAAVNALKSFVEGRALGSITSDMKTFWRQVTSDGQLRWIGPEKGAIHLATGALVNAVWDLYAKAERKPVWKLLLDMTPEQLISTIDFRYITDALTPEEALEILRKNLPTRAAREAEMLKYGFPAYTTSAAWLGYTDDKLRRLCREAIAQGWTHFKMKVGANLDDDVRRATLIREEIGWDRTLMMDANQVWGVDEAIANMKVLAKFNPWWIEEPTSPDDVLGHASIALAVAPIGVATGEQCQNRVIFKQLFQSKAISFCQIDSCRVGSINEILAILLMAAKFGVPVCPHAGGVGLCEYVQHLAIFDYIAIGASLENRILEYTDHLHEHFLDPVVIRNGRYMPPANPGYSITMKTESLDQYEFPTGAAWRS; from the coding sequence ATGACCATTACCGACGTTGTTGCCCGCGACATCCGCTTTCCGACCTCGCGCAGCCTGGACGGATCAGACGCCATGCACAAGGCGCCGGACTATTCTGCCGCATACGTGGTGCTCAAAACCGACAGCCCTGGCGGGCTCGCGGGCCATGGCCTGACCTTTACTTGCGGGAGCGGAACGGAAGTTGTGGTGGCGGCGGTCAATGCGCTCAAGTCATTTGTCGAGGGCAGGGCGCTCGGATCGATTACTTCCGACATGAAGACTTTCTGGCGGCAGGTTACCAGTGATGGGCAACTGCGATGGATTGGGCCGGAGAAAGGCGCCATCCATCTGGCTACGGGAGCTCTGGTCAACGCCGTGTGGGACCTCTACGCCAAAGCCGAACGGAAGCCTGTGTGGAAATTGCTGCTCGACATGACGCCGGAGCAGCTTATCTCCACCATCGATTTCCGCTACATCACCGACGCCCTCACGCCGGAAGAAGCGCTCGAAATTCTTCGAAAGAACCTGCCCACGCGGGCGGCGCGCGAAGCCGAAATGCTGAAGTATGGTTTCCCGGCTTACACCACCTCTGCCGCCTGGCTTGGATATACGGACGACAAGCTGCGGCGGCTCTGCCGCGAAGCCATCGCGCAGGGGTGGACGCACTTCAAGATGAAGGTGGGCGCCAACCTCGATGACGATGTGCGCCGCGCGACGCTCATCCGCGAGGAAATCGGCTGGGACCGCACGCTGATGATGGACGCCAACCAGGTGTGGGGCGTGGATGAAGCCATTGCCAACATGAAGGTGCTGGCAAAGTTCAATCCCTGGTGGATTGAAGAGCCCACCAGTCCTGACGACGTGCTGGGCCACGCCAGCATCGCCCTCGCGGTTGCTCCCATTGGCGTGGCCACCGGCGAGCAGTGCCAGAACCGCGTGATCTTCAAGCAGCTCTTCCAGAGCAAGGCGATCAGCTTCTGCCAGATTGACAGTTGCCGCGTGGGCAGCATCAATGAAATCCTTGCCATCCTTCTGATGGCGGCAAAATTCGGAGTGCCGGTGTGCCCGCACGCGGGCGGCGTTGGCCTTTGCGAGTACGTGCAGCACCTGGCGATCTTCGACTACATCGCCATCGGAGCGTCACTCGAGAACCGCATTCTGGAATACACCGATCACCTGCACGAACACTTCCTCGATCCGGTGGTGATCAGGAACGGGCGTTACATGCCGCCGGCCAATCCAGGCTACAGCATCACCATGAAGACCGAATCGCTCGACCAGTATGAGTTCCCGACCGGCGCTGCCTGGCGGTCCTGA
- a CDS encoding 2-oxoglutarate dehydrogenase E1 component — protein sequence MNTRNDFQGVNLGYVLELYEKYLTDPKSVDLDTRAFFEHWTPPEEARPSSEAVPAGQIDKIVGTVNLAESIRKFGHMDARLDPLGSEPRGDYSLLPQSHGISEDDLRYLPASLIVGPIAVGKGSAFEVIKALREVYSSSTGYDYGHLRNPEERHWLHEAAESRRFRDPNDPVDLEALLDRLTQVETFEHFLHRTFPGKTRFSVEGLDMLIPILDELVCGAGESNVHNVLIGMAHRARLNVLAHILQKPYAEILAIFRDPVQARNFREDLGWTGDVKYHLGAQRAVKGGQEVGLVITMSPNPSHLEAVNPVVEGMARAAGTVVDRKGPPQFDSTRTLPVLIHGDAAFSGQGVVAETLNFYRLPGYNTGGTIHIIADNQLGYTTTMEDYRSSYYASGLARGFKIPLVHVNADDPLACIEVARLAFAYRAKFGKDFVIDLVGYRRFGHNEGDEPGFTQPLLYEKIATTPTVRERWAVALVKRGVVSEGRPEELVHHYMEKLQQVLESLKPTEELTGEPPEPPPPGAALHAKTSVPFDTLQELNKGLLQLPEGFNVHRKLERARSRRAKILDDPDAKTIDWATAEELALASVLADGTAIRVTGEDVERGTFSQRHAVLHDVKTGQKHIPLQALAQAQAAFEIHNSPLTENAVVGFEYGYSLQEPSRLVIWEAQYGDFINGAQVMIDEFLISARAKWGLTPSLVMLLPHGFEGQGPDHSSGRPERFLQLAAGTNLRVANCTTAAQYFHLLRRQASLLKVDPLPLIILTPKSLLRHPLVASSPRELAEGSWHAVIDDADAGGRLDEIRRLVLCSGKVYVDLVTSEYREKRADIAICRIEQLYPFRVNEVRQVLERYPKLQEAVWVQEEPENMGAWEFVRPMLSELVRNRWALRYIGRSRSSSPAEGSTARHAVNQDAIVKKAFSIQLAEQEEDMVLVENIAEGSGRNDRADQNRRARIG from the coding sequence ATGAATACACGGAACGATTTTCAGGGAGTTAATCTCGGCTACGTTCTGGAACTATACGAAAAGTACCTCACCGATCCCAAATCCGTTGATTTAGACACACGGGCATTCTTTGAACATTGGACTCCTCCTGAAGAGGCTCGTCCTTCTTCAGAAGCGGTTCCGGCGGGGCAGATTGACAAGATTGTCGGCACGGTCAACCTGGCGGAATCCATCAGGAAGTTCGGGCACATGGATGCGCGCCTTGACCCGCTGGGCAGCGAACCACGGGGAGATTATTCCTTGCTCCCGCAGTCGCATGGCATCAGTGAAGATGACCTGCGATACCTTCCCGCCAGCCTGATTGTGGGCCCTATCGCCGTGGGCAAAGGCAGCGCGTTTGAAGTGATCAAGGCGCTGCGTGAGGTGTACAGTTCCTCAACCGGATACGATTACGGCCATCTGCGCAACCCGGAAGAGAGGCATTGGCTCCACGAGGCTGCTGAGTCGCGCCGTTTTCGCGATCCCAACGATCCTGTAGACCTCGAGGCGCTGTTGGATCGGCTGACGCAGGTGGAAACCTTCGAGCATTTCCTGCACCGCACGTTTCCGGGCAAAACACGCTTTTCGGTTGAAGGCCTGGACATGCTGATTCCGATCCTGGATGAGCTGGTATGCGGCGCAGGTGAGTCCAACGTGCACAACGTTCTTATTGGCATGGCCCACCGCGCGCGGCTGAATGTGCTGGCTCACATCCTACAAAAACCCTACGCGGAAATCCTGGCCATTTTCAGAGACCCCGTACAGGCGCGAAACTTCCGCGAAGATCTTGGCTGGACTGGCGACGTGAAATATCATCTTGGGGCGCAGCGAGCCGTCAAGGGCGGGCAGGAAGTGGGCCTCGTCATCACCATGTCGCCCAATCCCAGCCACCTGGAGGCGGTGAATCCCGTTGTTGAGGGGATGGCTCGGGCGGCGGGCACCGTGGTTGACAGAAAAGGCCCTCCTCAGTTCGATTCCACGCGGACCCTGCCGGTCCTGATCCATGGCGACGCGGCGTTTTCCGGCCAGGGTGTAGTGGCCGAAACGCTCAACTTCTACCGATTGCCGGGATACAACACCGGCGGCACCATCCACATTATTGCGGACAACCAGTTGGGATACACCACCACGATGGAAGATTATCGCAGCTCGTATTACGCCAGCGGCCTCGCTCGCGGCTTTAAAATCCCTCTGGTGCATGTGAATGCAGATGACCCCCTGGCTTGCATTGAGGTTGCGCGGCTGGCCTTCGCCTATCGCGCAAAGTTCGGCAAGGACTTCGTGATTGACCTGGTAGGGTACCGGCGCTTCGGGCACAACGAGGGTGATGAGCCCGGCTTTACCCAGCCGCTGCTCTACGAAAAGATTGCCACGACGCCGACGGTACGGGAGCGGTGGGCTGTCGCTCTCGTCAAACGCGGAGTTGTAAGTGAAGGCCGGCCGGAAGAACTTGTCCACCATTACATGGAAAAGCTCCAGCAGGTGCTGGAATCGCTGAAGCCCACGGAAGAACTGACGGGAGAGCCGCCTGAGCCGCCTCCACCGGGCGCGGCGCTTCATGCAAAGACTTCCGTACCTTTCGACACACTGCAAGAGCTCAACAAGGGTCTTCTGCAATTGCCGGAAGGTTTCAACGTTCACCGCAAACTGGAACGCGCGCGCAGCCGCCGGGCAAAAATCCTCGATGATCCTGATGCAAAAACGATCGACTGGGCAACCGCGGAGGAACTGGCGCTGGCATCTGTCCTCGCAGACGGCACCGCCATCCGCGTGACCGGCGAAGACGTTGAGCGAGGTACATTCAGCCAGCGGCATGCCGTCCTTCACGATGTTAAAACCGGACAGAAACATATTCCTTTGCAGGCTCTGGCGCAGGCCCAGGCGGCATTCGAAATCCATAACAGCCCGCTCACCGAGAACGCCGTGGTGGGGTTCGAATATGGCTACAGCCTGCAGGAACCCAGCCGGCTCGTCATCTGGGAGGCGCAATACGGCGATTTCATTAACGGCGCGCAGGTAATGATTGACGAGTTCCTGATTTCCGCCAGGGCAAAGTGGGGGCTGACGCCTTCTCTCGTCATGCTGCTGCCCCATGGATTTGAAGGCCAGGGACCCGACCATTCGAGCGGCCGCCCCGAACGCTTCCTGCAGCTCGCGGCAGGCACCAACCTTCGGGTCGCCAATTGCACGACGGCAGCCCAGTATTTTCATCTGCTGAGGCGGCAGGCGTCCCTGCTGAAGGTCGATCCCCTGCCGCTGATTATCTTGACGCCCAAGAGCCTGCTGCGCCATCCGCTGGTTGCTTCATCACCGCGCGAACTGGCTGAAGGGAGCTGGCATGCGGTGATTGATGATGCTGATGCCGGCGGGCGGCTGGACGAAATCCGGCGCCTGGTGCTTTGCAGCGGCAAGGTCTACGTGGACCTCGTGACCAGCGAGTACCGGGAGAAGCGGGCTGACATCGCGATCTGCCGGATTGAACAGCTCTACCCGTTCCGCGTGAATGAAGTCCGGCAGGTGCTCGAACGCTATCCGAAACTTCAGGAAGCTGTGTGGGTCCAGGAAGAGCCCGAAAACATGGGCGCATGGGAATTCGTGCGGCCCATGCTCAGTGAACTGGTCCGTAACCGGTGGGCACTGCGCTATATCGGCCGCTCACGGAGTTCCAGCCCGGCAGAAGGCTCCACTGCCCGGCATGCGGTGAACCAGGATGCCATTGTGAAGAAAGCCTTCAGCATTCAACTGGCCGAACAGGAAGAAGACATGGTTCTGGTGGAAAATATCGCGGAAGGTTCAGGGAGGAACGACCGTGCCGACCAAAATCGTCGTGCCCGAATTGGGTGA
- a CDS encoding PadR family transcriptional regulator has product MRENKGPSGRLELMQGTLDMLILRTLVPGPAHGHEIAKHIQRTTDDVLQVEHGSLYPALHRLERKGWVAARWEMPTGRKREFKYYRLTPAGKKQLATEHSKWRLLVASIGRVMETALGD; this is encoded by the coding sequence ATGCGAGAAAATAAGGGACCCTCCGGCAGGCTGGAACTTATGCAAGGGACGCTGGACATGCTGATCCTGCGCACCCTGGTGCCGGGTCCCGCGCACGGACACGAGATCGCCAAACACATCCAGCGCACCACCGATGACGTGCTGCAGGTTGAGCATGGATCGCTTTATCCCGCGCTCCATCGCCTCGAGCGCAAAGGCTGGGTTGCGGCAAGGTGGGAGATGCCCACAGGCCGCAAACGCGAGTTCAAGTATTACCGGCTCACGCCCGCGGGCAAAAAGCAGCTTGCCACCGAGCACTCGAAGTGGAGGCTGCTCGTGGCGTCCATCGGGCGGGTGATGGAAACCGCGTTGGGGGATTAG
- a CDS encoding ATP-binding cassette domain-containing protein: MPLQTQRSPMIEFRNVRYGPDGQRDILSNLNLKVEAGETLILLGRSGCGKTTTLKMINRLLDASGGEVLVEGKSVLEWDPIRLRRRIGYVIQEVGLLPHFTVERNIGLIPQLEGWPQERTQRRVEELLEMVALDPGTFRHRYPRELSGGQRQRVGVARALAADPPILLMDEPFGALDPLTRAEIQREFLVLQQRLRKTIIFVTHDIREALILGTRIALLEAGKLVGTYSRGDFLNSDDSTVTTYLSVLRAGEQAAGA, translated from the coding sequence ATGCCTCTGCAGACGCAAAGATCACCCATGATCGAATTCCGCAACGTGCGCTATGGGCCTGACGGGCAACGCGACATACTCTCCAATCTGAATCTGAAAGTTGAAGCCGGAGAGACGCTGATACTGCTGGGCCGCAGCGGATGCGGCAAGACGACCACCCTGAAGATGATCAACCGCCTGCTCGATGCTTCCGGAGGCGAGGTCCTGGTTGAAGGCAAGTCCGTTCTCGAGTGGGACCCCATCCGGCTGAGACGGAGAATCGGGTACGTCATACAGGAAGTCGGGCTGCTTCCCCATTTCACCGTCGAACGCAACATCGGCCTGATACCGCAGTTGGAAGGCTGGCCGCAGGAACGAACGCAGCGGCGCGTAGAAGAGCTTCTCGAAATGGTTGCGCTTGATCCCGGGACATTCCGGCATCGCTATCCGCGCGAACTATCCGGGGGCCAGCGCCAACGCGTGGGAGTGGCAAGAGCGCTGGCCGCGGACCCGCCCATTCTTCTGATGGATGAGCCGTTCGGAGCACTCGACCCGCTCACACGTGCCGAGATTCAGCGGGAGTTTCTTGTTTTGCAGCAACGCCTGCGAAAAACCATTATCTTTGTCACTCACGACATCCGGGAAGCCCTCATCCTGGGCACGCGCATCGCGCTGCTTGAGGCCGGGAAGCTGGTGGGGACCTATTCGCGAGGAGATTTCCTGAACTCTGACGATTCCACAGTCACCACTTACCTCAGCGTCTTGCGTGCTGGAGAACAGGCGGCGGGCGCATGA
- a CDS encoding ABC transporter permease, with protein MYADTKCPGKRDRSRRYKGTRPSSSGGAAEFSPWRKPWVNCRAPHPSPLPAGERGDPAWAGWVRALFPRLAPWATVSRPSGPSERNRGPQNRRSSLLRKRRSTRCAMKFWRWRTRRQQRESDLERELRGHLELEAEEQQDAGVSAEEAAYAARRALGNTTQIKEDVRTAWGFQWLETLLQDLRYGLRQLRRNPGFTAVAVLTLALGIGANTAIFSLIDAVMLRTLPVTKPDELMQVQYHDPRWSGQGGNFTNSLWEQVRDQQDVFSGVFAWSQTRFDLAGGGAVHMVNGIWVSGGFFNSLGLHPAAGRLITASDDRRGCPAVAVLGYGFWQDHYGGSSNAIGSTLSLYGHPADVIGVAPPGFFGMDVGEKFDVAVPICAVAIFDRDRGMKSRLDQRSWWWLKIAGRIKPGISQNQISARLAVLSPQIFAAAVPQDWSPNMQKGFTKMGLLAAPAATGTSALRRNFEQPLGILMAVVGLILLIACANIASLLLARAAARHKEIAVRRALGATPRRLVRQLLTECFLLSTAGALLGILFARWCSNLLVRYISTAQNAVFLDLSLDGHVLGFTAATAVLTALLFGVLPAFRSTRLSLTTAMKGGKAVEKEGPVRFRTRKWIVASQVALSLLLLVAAGLLLRSFVKLATLNIGFDRNNVLLASANLSVAKVPTDQQPGMYEAIERRLRALPGVTSVGRSAFTPISGFEWNNVISTEWSKGLTGDNAVADLNSVSPGFFETLRMQLVAGRNFNDGDKKGGPAVAIINQTLARRFFPHLNPLGKTFRGDQISGQPGPPIEVVGVVRDSKYGSLREETPPTVFFPITQERENAGQFEIRTAVPPSALVRSVEAAVAEVNGEVPLEFNTLAQMVNDSIVPERTLALLSGFFGALAVLLAMVGLYGTFSYLVAQRQAEFGIRMALGAQPNSILRLVMGDVIAVLLVGLAGGVALSLGSTHLLHQMLFGVGTRDVMTMAAAAGVLSLAALAACYIPARRAAKVDPMVALRYE; from the coding sequence ATGTATGCGGACACTAAATGTCCTGGAAAGCGGGATAGAAGCCGCCGCTACAAGGGCACGCGACCGAGCAGCTCCGGAGGAGCGGCAGAATTTAGCCCATGGCGCAAGCCATGGGTGAATTGTCGCGCCCCACACCCCAGCCCTCTCCCCGCCGGGGAGAGGGGGGACCCCGCCTGGGCGGGGTGGGTGAGGGCTTTGTTCCCGCGGCTCGCGCCGTGGGCTACAGTCTCACGGCCCTCCGGGCCTTCGGAGAGAAACCGAGGACCTCAGAATCGGAGGTCCTCCCTCCTCCGGAAGCGGCGGTCAACGAGGTGCGCAATGAAATTCTGGCGATGGAGAACACGGCGGCAGCAGCGCGAGTCAGACCTCGAGCGCGAACTGCGCGGCCATCTGGAACTGGAAGCCGAAGAGCAGCAGGACGCGGGCGTGTCTGCGGAAGAAGCCGCCTACGCCGCTCGTCGCGCCCTCGGCAACACAACGCAGATCAAAGAAGACGTGCGCACGGCCTGGGGCTTCCAGTGGCTCGAAACCCTGCTTCAGGATTTACGCTACGGCCTCCGCCAGCTCCGCCGCAACCCGGGCTTCACGGCTGTCGCCGTGCTAACCCTGGCGCTGGGCATTGGTGCGAACACCGCCATCTTCAGCCTGATTGATGCCGTGATGCTTCGGACTTTACCCGTAACCAAACCCGACGAATTGATGCAAGTGCAATACCACGACCCCCGGTGGTCTGGTCAGGGCGGTAACTTTACGAACTCCCTGTGGGAGCAAGTGCGCGACCAGCAGGACGTCTTTTCAGGCGTCTTCGCATGGAGCCAGACCCGGTTTGACCTGGCAGGCGGAGGCGCAGTTCACATGGTGAATGGAATCTGGGTGAGCGGCGGGTTTTTCAATTCGCTGGGGCTTCACCCTGCCGCGGGGCGCCTGATCACCGCTTCCGATGACCGGCGCGGTTGCCCGGCCGTCGCCGTGCTGGGCTATGGTTTCTGGCAGGACCATTACGGCGGAAGCAGCAATGCCATCGGCAGCACCCTTTCGCTCTATGGCCATCCCGCCGATGTCATTGGCGTAGCCCCACCCGGCTTTTTTGGCATGGATGTGGGTGAGAAATTCGATGTGGCTGTACCGATCTGCGCCGTGGCAATCTTCGACAGGGACCGCGGGATGAAATCCCGGCTGGACCAGCGTAGCTGGTGGTGGTTGAAGATCGCCGGCCGCATCAAACCAGGCATCAGCCAAAACCAGATATCAGCGCGGCTCGCGGTGCTTTCGCCCCAGATCTTTGCTGCCGCCGTACCGCAAGACTGGTCTCCGAACATGCAAAAAGGCTTTACGAAGATGGGCCTGCTGGCTGCCCCGGCCGCCACGGGCACCTCTGCTCTGCGGCGGAATTTCGAGCAACCGCTCGGCATCCTGATGGCCGTTGTCGGCCTGATACTCTTGATTGCCTGCGCCAACATTGCCAGCCTGCTGCTGGCCCGTGCGGCTGCCCGCCACAAAGAGATCGCAGTCCGGCGGGCACTGGGGGCCACTCCCCGGCGGTTGGTTCGTCAATTGTTGACGGAGTGCTTTTTGCTTTCTACGGCAGGCGCACTATTGGGCATACTCTTCGCGAGGTGGTGCAGTAACTTGCTGGTCCGCTACATTTCGACCGCTCAGAATGCAGTGTTCCTGGACCTGTCTCTCGATGGTCACGTCCTTGGTTTTACGGCGGCCACTGCGGTGCTCACCGCCCTTCTGTTTGGGGTCTTGCCGGCGTTCCGATCCACGCGCTTATCACTGACCACGGCGATGAAGGGGGGCAAGGCCGTAGAGAAAGAAGGTCCCGTGCGCTTCCGCACCCGCAAGTGGATTGTGGCATCTCAGGTTGCGCTTTCGCTGCTTTTGCTGGTGGCAGCGGGACTGCTGCTTAGGAGCTTCGTCAAGCTCGCTACGCTCAATATCGGCTTCGATCGTAACAACGTCCTGCTGGCAAGCGCCAATCTCTCGGTTGCTAAAGTGCCCACAGACCAACAGCCTGGGATGTACGAGGCAATTGAGCGTCGGCTACGGGCTTTGCCCGGGGTGACCTCCGTCGGCAGGTCCGCGTTCACTCCCATCAGCGGCTTCGAATGGAACAACGTGATCAGCACCGAGTGGTCGAAAGGCCTGACTGGAGATAATGCGGTGGCCGACTTAAACTCAGTCTCGCCGGGGTTCTTCGAAACCCTGCGAATGCAACTGGTGGCCGGCCGAAACTTCAACGACGGCGATAAGAAGGGCGGCCCTGCGGTTGCGATTATCAACCAGACCCTTGCTCGGCGGTTTTTTCCACACCTGAATCCGCTCGGAAAGACCTTCCGGGGCGACCAGATTTCCGGCCAGCCCGGTCCCCCCATTGAAGTCGTTGGCGTGGTTCGGGACTCCAAGTATGGTTCTTTGCGTGAGGAAACTCCGCCCACGGTCTTCTTTCCAATCACGCAGGAACGGGAAAACGCAGGGCAGTTTGAAATACGCACGGCAGTACCGCCCTCGGCGCTTGTCCGGAGCGTTGAGGCTGCTGTTGCAGAAGTAAACGGTGAGGTCCCTCTGGAATTCAATACGCTTGCCCAGATGGTGAATGATTCGATTGTCCCGGAACGGACACTGGCGCTGCTGTCCGGTTTCTTCGGAGCGCTGGCCGTCCTTCTGGCTATGGTCGGCCTTTACGGGACATTCAGCTATCTGGTCGCTCAACGTCAGGCCGAGTTTGGCATCCGGATGGCGTTAGGCGCCCAGCCCAATTCCATTTTGAGACTGGTGATGGGCGACGTGATCGCCGTGCTGTTAGTGGGGCTTGCCGGCGGAGTGGCGCTTTCGCTGGGCTCGACGCATTTGCTCCACCAGATGCTTTTCGGCGTGGGAACGCGCGACGTCATGACCATGGCGGCGGCTGCAGGGGTCCTCTCGCTGGCCGCGCTCGCAGCCTGTTACATCCCCGCCCGCCGCGCCGCCAAGGTCGATCCCATGGTCGCGCTGCGATATGAGTAG
- the odhB gene encoding 2-oxoglutarate dehydrogenase complex dihydrolipoyllysine-residue succinyltransferase, protein MPTKIVVPELGESVVEATVGHWRKQQGDRVAVGDVLVELETEKVDLEVGAERSGVLARIERKEGEDVKIGDVLGVIEEAPDGATAAKGGDAEPAEKEAPVESKTKGEVEIGVAAEAEEAAPKRMVTPLARRVAEEHGVDLSRVQPSDSAGRIRQRDVENFLQAHHVETAEAPQAVETSAPARQPVPQLVPQAPTGRPRLEERVRMSRRRQTIARRLVEAQHDAAMLTTFNEVDMTQVMQLRSRWKENFKKQHGVSLGVASFFVKACVGALRQFPRLNAEVQGNEMVLKHYFDIGVAVGAPEGLVVPVLRDAGQMSFAEIETSIKEFARKASAGELTLEELRGGTFTISNGGVYGSLLSTPILNPPQVGILGLHKIEDRAVPVEGKVEIRPMMYLALSYDHRIVDGMEAVQFLVRVKGLVEDPASLLFAL, encoded by the coding sequence GTGCCGACCAAAATCGTCGTGCCCGAATTGGGTGAATCCGTTGTCGAAGCCACGGTTGGGCATTGGAGAAAGCAGCAGGGTGACCGCGTGGCCGTGGGCGACGTCCTTGTCGAACTCGAGACGGAGAAAGTTGACCTGGAGGTTGGCGCCGAGCGCAGCGGTGTCCTGGCTCGCATCGAGAGAAAAGAAGGTGAGGACGTGAAGATCGGAGATGTGCTTGGGGTGATTGAGGAAGCGCCCGACGGAGCAACTGCAGCAAAAGGCGGTGACGCTGAACCTGCTGAAAAGGAAGCGCCGGTGGAGAGTAAGACAAAGGGAGAGGTTGAGATTGGAGTGGCTGCGGAAGCGGAAGAAGCGGCGCCGAAGCGGATGGTGACGCCGCTGGCCAGGCGTGTCGCCGAGGAGCACGGCGTTGATCTGTCGCGAGTGCAGCCCAGCGACTCCGCAGGCCGCATCCGGCAGCGTGATGTTGAAAATTTCCTTCAGGCCCACCACGTCGAAACAGCAGAAGCGCCGCAGGCTGTGGAAACGTCTGCGCCGGCCAGACAGCCGGTGCCCCAGCTTGTTCCTCAAGCGCCGACAGGACGCCCGCGGCTGGAAGAGCGCGTCCGAATGTCGCGACGCAGGCAGACGATTGCGCGCCGGCTGGTGGAGGCGCAGCATGATGCCGCCATGCTGACGACGTTTAATGAAGTAGATATGACGCAGGTGATGCAATTGCGGTCACGCTGGAAAGAGAACTTTAAAAAACAGCACGGCGTCAGCCTGGGAGTCGCTTCTTTCTTCGTCAAAGCCTGTGTCGGCGCATTGCGGCAGTTTCCGCGCCTGAATGCCGAAGTTCAGGGAAACGAGATGGTGCTGAAGCATTACTTCGATATTGGCGTGGCTGTCGGCGCCCCGGAAGGGCTCGTGGTCCCGGTGCTCCGCGATGCGGGCCAGATGAGCTTTGCGGAAATCGAAACCAGCATCAAGGAATTCGCCCGAAAAGCTTCTGCCGGAGAACTGACGCTGGAAGAACTTCGCGGCGGGACCTTCACCATTTCAAACGGCGGCGTTTATGGCTCGCTGCTCAGCACGCCGATTTTGAACCCGCCGCAGGTGGGCATTCTGGGGCTCCACAAGATTGAGGACCGGGCCGTGCCCGTCGAAGGCAAGGTTGAAATCCGTCCTATGATGTACCTCGCGCTCAGCTATGACCACCGCATCGTTGACGGCATGGAGGCGGTGCAGTTTCTTGTCCGCGTCAAGGGGCTGGTTGAAGACCCGGCCAGCCTGCTATTCGCGCTTTGA
- the egtB gene encoding ergothioneine biosynthesis protein EgtB gives MAITRQKVYSASGFLTRLADARSATDKLFEIPLRDALYDRPIPERHRIVFYIGHLEAFDWNLLGIYGFGLKPFQPELDKLFAFGIDPVEGGLPSDQPSDWPMLEEVHQYNRRVRQELDSRLRYEPLTEDGGDLSQFGVYVHVAVEHRLMHAETLAYMLHQLPLRRKVKQPAANATGAPIDIHRMIEIPAGTATMGLLKSGRVFGWDNEFELNIVEVPTFAIDEYKVTNGQFLRFLRAGGYETESLWSGPGWEWIRHEGIRHPCFWVPYNGSWNYRTMFDEVPLPLDWPVYVSHAEAAAYARWAGKRLPTEAEFHRAAYGTRHGEETDYPWGSSAPEKNHGNFGFWNWDPAPVQAHPAGRSSFGVAGLVGNGWEWTSTVFTPFGGFEPFPFYRGYSANFFDGKHYVMKGGSPRTAVCMLRRSFRNWFQPHYQYAYSGFRCVSS, from the coding sequence ATGGCCATAACCCGGCAGAAGGTTTATTCGGCTTCGGGCTTTCTCACCAGGCTTGCTGATGCCCGATCTGCAACCGACAAACTCTTCGAGATTCCGTTGCGTGATGCGCTCTACGACCGCCCCATTCCGGAGCGGCATCGTATCGTGTTTTACATCGGCCATCTCGAAGCCTTCGATTGGAACCTTCTGGGAATTTATGGGTTTGGACTGAAGCCCTTTCAGCCTGAGCTCGACAAGTTATTCGCCTTCGGCATTGACCCTGTTGAGGGCGGCCTGCCGTCTGACCAGCCATCTGACTGGCCCATGCTCGAAGAAGTCCATCAATACAACAGACGCGTTCGCCAGGAACTGGACTCCCGGCTCAGATATGAACCGCTCACAGAGGACGGCGGCGATCTCTCGCAATTCGGCGTATATGTGCATGTCGCGGTCGAGCATCGCCTGATGCATGCGGAAACGCTTGCTTACATGCTTCACCAGCTGCCTCTCCGCCGCAAAGTGAAGCAGCCGGCGGCAAACGCCACCGGAGCGCCGATCGATATCCATAGGATGATCGAAATCCCCGCAGGAACAGCGACGATGGGGCTGCTCAAATCAGGCCGCGTTTTTGGATGGGACAACGAATTCGAATTGAATATTGTCGAGGTTCCCACGTTTGCGATTGATGAATACAAAGTAACGAACGGACAATTTTTGAGGTTCCTTCGCGCCGGCGGTTACGAAACGGAAAGCCTGTGGAGCGGTCCCGGCTGGGAATGGATCAGGCATGAGGGCATACGCCATCCCTGTTTCTGGGTTCCTTATAACGGCTCGTGGAACTATCGCACCATGTTCGACGAAGTCCCCCTCCCGCTCGACTGGCCGGTCTATGTGAGCCATGCGGAAGCGGCAGCTTATGCCCGGTGGGCTGGCAAACGGTTGCCTACTGAGGCCGAGTTCCACCGCGCAGCATACGGCACCCGGCACGGGGAGGAGACGGACTACCCTTGGGGATCGAGCGCTCCCGAAAAAAACCACGGGAATTTTGGTTTCTGGAACTGGGACCCGGCGCCGGTGCAGGCGCATCCAGCAGGCCGAAGTTCGTTTGGCGTCGCGGGGCTGGTCGGTAATGGATGGGAATGGACTTCGACGGTCTTTACGCCGTTCGGAGGCTTTGAACCTTTTCCTTTTTATCGGGGTTATTCCGCCAACTTCTTTGACGGCAAACATTATGTGATGAAGGGCGGCTCGCCCCGGACGGCCGTCTGCATGCTTCGCCGTTCGTTCCGCAACTGGTTTCAGCCGCATTACCAATACGCTTATTCCGGGTTTCGCTGTGTCAGCTCGTAA